Proteins from a single region of Amycolatopsis sp. CA-230715:
- a CDS encoding 1-phosphofructokinase family hexose kinase, with product MIVTVTPNAALDVTYRVPRLVPDAAHRTSTVERRAGGKGVNVARVLHALGAPTRALGIAGGHDGAAVVRDLAAAGIAHEFTEVAAGTRRTTTILSTVDETVTLISEPGPALSEQDWARFVSSVGAAARTASVLVCSGSLPGGVPVSAYADLLRDAGMPTVLDTSGPALTAGLSAHPSVVKPNLDELRDVTGIGDPLRAAEELCRAGAGAVVASLGADGMLAVAEGGSWLARPSKALTGNTTGAGDAAVAGIALELAGGAPDWPAVLRRAVALSAAAVLGPLAGDIDIEHYRREYDAVEVDHATGTDD from the coding sequence GTGATCGTGACGGTGACGCCGAACGCGGCGCTCGACGTGACCTACCGCGTGCCGCGGCTGGTCCCCGACGCCGCTCACCGCACGTCCACTGTGGAGCGCAGGGCGGGCGGCAAGGGCGTCAACGTGGCACGCGTGCTGCACGCGCTCGGTGCGCCGACGCGGGCGCTCGGCATCGCGGGCGGGCACGACGGCGCCGCCGTGGTGCGGGACCTCGCCGCGGCCGGGATCGCGCACGAGTTCACCGAAGTGGCCGCCGGAACGCGACGCACCACCACGATCCTGTCCACAGTGGACGAGACGGTGACGCTGATCAGCGAGCCGGGTCCCGCACTGTCCGAACAGGACTGGGCGCGGTTCGTATCCTCGGTCGGTGCCGCGGCGCGCACGGCGTCGGTGCTGGTGTGCTCCGGCAGCCTTCCCGGCGGCGTGCCGGTTTCGGCGTACGCGGACCTGCTGCGCGACGCCGGGATGCCCACCGTGCTCGACACGTCAGGCCCCGCCTTGACGGCGGGCCTTTCCGCGCATCCGTCCGTGGTGAAGCCGAACCTCGACGAACTCCGCGACGTGACGGGGATCGGGGATCCGTTGCGCGCGGCCGAAGAGCTGTGCCGCGCGGGCGCGGGAGCCGTGGTCGCTTCGCTCGGCGCCGACGGCATGCTCGCGGTGGCCGAGGGCGGGAGCTGGCTCGCGCGCCCGTCCAAGGCGCTGACCGGGAACACGACGGGCGCGGGGGACGCGGCCGTGGCGGGGATCGCGCTCGAACTCGCCGGCGGAGCTCCCGACTGGCCCGCGGTGCTGCGCCGCGCGGTCGCGCTCTCGGCGGCGGCCGTACTGGGCCCGCTCGCCGGGGACATCGACATCGAGCACTACCGGCGCGAGTACGACGCCGTGGAGGTGGACCATGCCACTGGTACCGACGACTGA